One Coccinella septempunctata chromosome X, icCocSept1.1, whole genome shotgun sequence genomic window carries:
- the LOC123321886 gene encoding putative nuclease HARBI1, whose amino-acid sequence MKCSVILVNAYKMFQICDESLKIMHVNSQFPGSTHDAYIWNQSNISYMMQKLFEHDNNNNFFLLGDSGYPLRPWLITPLKNPEPGTAAERFNRQFTSVRSKIEQCNGVLKNRFRCLLKHRVLHYKPIKAARIVKACVVLHNICIDQRIPEPYRDDDILNADFCVESNIPAYVENAAGNVHLHAGRELRLRIINNHFN is encoded by the exons ATGAAATGTAGTGTCATATTAGTTAATGCATATAAAATGTTCCAGATATGTGATGAGAGTTTGAAAATAATGCACGTAAATAGTCAATTTCCAGGCAGTACACATGATGCATACATTTGGAATCAGTCAAATATTTCTTATATGATGCAAAAATTATTTGAACATGATAACAACAATAACTTCTTTTTGTTAGGGGATTCAG GTTATCCACTGCGTCCTTGGTTGATTACACCATTAAAAAATCCTGAACCAGGTACAGCAGCTGAACGTTTTAATAGACAATTCACATCTGTGAGAAGCAAGATTGAGCAATGTAATGGAGTCTTAAAGAACAGATTCAGGTGTCTTTTAAAACATCGTGTATTGCATTATAAACCTATTAAGGCAGCAAGAATTGTTAAAGCATGTGTGGTACTGCACAATATCTGCATTGACCAGAGGATTCCAGAACCTTATAGGGATGATGACATTTTGAACGCAGATTTTTGTGTAGAATCAAATATTCCAGCTTATGTAGAAAATGCAGCCGGAAATGTACATTTACATGCAGGTAGAGAATTAAGGCTACGAATTATAAATAACCATTTTAATTAA
- the LOC123322419 gene encoding uncharacterized protein LOC123322419 — MKLNAFIDDIVHKQIYGVVINYQYVIEFQRRGLPHAHIAITLHNDDKLIDGDAVDNIISARIPDEMTQPLLYGCVRHKCYPKPYREETALAVGTYIKRAEYKRPNDGRRIYVEAWQRSVTNRRVVPYNAYALATYQCHVSFDAVGSSNTVRYLYKYMFKRPWSVRLYVDKESNGIDEIQDYIDRRYVNAMEATWRLFEFGLHKRSHSVIYLPVHLPGQRELLYNEWDDIDEVDRR, encoded by the exons ATGAAATTGAACGCATTCATCGACGATATAGTTCATAAGCAAATTTACGGTGTTGTGATAAATTATCAATATGTGATAGAATTTCAGAGGAGAGGTTTACCGCACGCGCACATCGCAATTACCTTGCATAACGACGATAAATTAATAGATGGCGATGCCGTCGATAATATTATATCTGCTCGTATACCGGACGAGATGACGCAACCACTTTTATACGGATGCGTTAGACATAAA TGTTATCCGAAACCGTACAGAGAGGAGACGGCTCTCGCCGTCGGTACTTACATCAAAAGGGCCGAATATAAACGTCCCAACGATGGCAGGCGAATTTACGTTGAAGCCTGGCAACGGAGCGTTACGAATCGAAGGGTAGTTCCTTATAATGCTTACGCCTTGGCTACGTATCAATGTCACGTCAGTTTCGACGCCGTAGGTTCTTCGAATACGGTTAGATATTTATATAAGTACATGTTCAAGAGACCGTGGTCTGTCAGGTTATacgtcgacaaagagtcgaatgGTATCGACGAAATTCAAGATTATATCGATAGACGATACGTAAACGCCATGGAAGCGACGTGGAGACTTTTCGAATTCGGCTTGCATAAACGTTCGCATTCCGTAATATATTTACCTGTGCATTTGCCCGGTCAAAGGGAATTATTATATAATGAATGGGACGATATCGACGAGGTGGACAGGCGATGA
- the LOC123321885 gene encoding uncharacterized protein LOC123321885, whose amino-acid sequence MAYICEAQKKIVIQFLNDHQELKTGKFTKDFTYQKAQALWEQVTNLLNCVPNGAVKPWSKWRKTWQDMKKNAKAKNASIKRYSAGTGGGPAPKELSEVDSDIVSMLSSNQLNGLEVEETEVEFSFLSSQPENEYGEKNCFSLKLDAAVKDIYVDENENMFEKNLVDSEYATPHSSPMKIADSVNLEHDYVGKSTPKRLSKSKRLQTSLEISKNSLNAVTQRNEILEKYYKQKTYMHLRNLKAQRRIDRMNTSWWKYLSMNH is encoded by the exons ATGGCGTACATATGTGAggctcaaaaaaaaatcgttatacAATTTTTAAATGATCATCAAGAATTAAAGACTGGGAAATTCACCAAAGATTTCACATATCAAAAGGCACAAGCTCTTTGGGAGCAAGTAACTAATTTATTGAATTGTGTGCCGAATGGGGCTGTAAAGCCATGGAGCAAGTGGCGAAAG ACATGGCAAGATATGAAAAAGAATGCCAAAGCAAAAAATGCCTCTATTAAAAGATATTCTGCAGGAACAGGTGGAGGACCTGCTCCTAAGGAGCTATCCGAAGTTGATTCAGATATTGTAAGTATGTTGAGTAGTAATCAACTAAATGGCCTGGAAGTAGAAGAAACGGAAGTGGAGTTTTCATTCCTTTCGTCACAACCCGAAAATGAATATGGCGAAAAG aATTGCTTCTCTTTAAAATTGGATGCTGCCGTAAAGGACATATATGTGGATGAAAATGAGAAT atgtttgaaaaaaatcttgtAGATAGTGAGTATGCCACTCCACACAGCAGCCCAATGAAG atTGCAGATTCAGTTAATCTTGAACATGACTATGTTGGTAAATCAACTCCAAAGAGGTTGTCAAAAAGTAAGAGACTTCAGACATCGTTGGAGATATCAAAAAATTCACTAAATGCTGTAACTCAGAGGAATGAGATATTAGAAAAGTACTATAAACAAAAAACCTATATGCATTTAAGGAATTTGAAAGCACAAAGAAGAATTGATAGAATGAATACTTCTTGGTGGAAGTATTTAAGTATGAACCATTAA
- the LOC123321887 gene encoding uncharacterized protein LOC123321887 → MDLILKRPQTTNPLDGSRRLHGLQPLFSTDTKLKMSLYSQCEEKEERRNVICEFSVEFEVTYLSLNFELLLLLNCFVENVSANKYGFIMVYHNKCSVSQCKSDSKIRHRFPNPNKELSRFKEWIHAINNVELMEMDPKKVYDSKRLCHDHFEAAYVSGWSHKLFSNAVPTLNLFCPTQSSSLDIRNTPSSSKSIE, encoded by the exons ATGGATTTGATTCTAAAGAGACCACAGACTACTAACCCCCTGGACGGTTCACGCAGGTTACATGGCCTTCAACCTCTTTTTAGTACCGATACCAAACTGAAGATGTCTCTCTACTCACAGtgtgaagaaaaagaagaacgGAGAAATGTGATCTGTGAATTTTCGGTAGAGTTTGAGGTTACttatttgagtttgaattttgaattattgttGTTGTTGAATTGTTTCGTTGAGAATGTAAGTGCTAATAAATACGGTTTCATCATGGTTTATCACAACAAGTGTAGTGTTTCCCAATGCAAAAGTGACTCTAAAATTAGGCATAGATTTCCTAATCCAAATAAGGAATTGAGCCGTTTCAAGGAATGGATTCACGCAATCAATAATGTTGAGCTGATGGAAATGGATCCCAAGAAAGTTTATGATTCGAAAAGATTGTGTCATGACCACTTTGAAGCAGCGTATGTTTCTGGATGGTCGCACAAGTTGTTTTCTAATGCTGTTCCGACACTCAATCTTTTCT gccCAACTCAATCCAGCTCCCTTGATATTCGGAATACTCCATCATCATCCAAATCAATTGAATAG